In one window of Halorubrum sp. BV1 DNA:
- a CDS encoding class I SAM-dependent methyltransferase produces MVSDAYTAISRCRICRSDRLYMFLDLGKVPAVNKFLDRPDPDQVTYPLEVVFCEDCNHVQLKNTVNRSLLFGEYMYFSSASDPLEEHFTEYAETVEDMLDDPDGVLVEIGCNDGLLLRQFPDTYRKLGVEPAENVASVARDEHGLDVVTEFFDADVASTVQEDHGSAAAVLANNVVGHIDDLHGFFDGVETLLAEDGLFVMEVPYLVDLLNRGEFDTIYHEHISYFAVRPLVRLLDQFGLELFDVDRLDIHGGSIRAYVQREDGPRDRRDVVKDLITLEETTGLDDTDRFDEFAGLVRQRREHLTDILTTLSEEGASISGYGAPAKGNVLLNYCDVGPDIIDYIVDTTPEKQGTYAPGTEIPVRAPEAFSEDPPDYTLLLAWNYRDAILDKERGYREDGGQFIVPQPYVDMV; encoded by the coding sequence ATGGTTTCTGACGCGTACACGGCGATCTCACGATGCCGTATCTGTCGGTCTGACCGCCTCTACATGTTCCTAGACCTCGGGAAGGTGCCGGCGGTCAACAAGTTTCTAGACCGGCCCGACCCCGATCAAGTGACCTACCCACTCGAGGTGGTGTTCTGCGAGGACTGCAACCACGTCCAGCTGAAGAACACGGTCAACCGGTCGCTGTTGTTCGGCGAGTACATGTACTTCTCCTCAGCCTCGGATCCCTTGGAGGAACACTTCACAGAGTACGCCGAGACCGTCGAGGATATGCTTGACGACCCCGACGGCGTGCTCGTCGAGATCGGCTGCAACGACGGCCTCCTGCTGCGACAGTTCCCGGACACCTACCGGAAGCTGGGGGTAGAACCTGCCGAGAACGTCGCGAGCGTCGCCCGGGACGAACACGGGCTGGACGTCGTCACAGAGTTCTTCGACGCGGACGTCGCATCGACCGTGCAAGAGGACCACGGCTCGGCAGCGGCGGTCCTCGCCAACAACGTGGTCGGCCACATCGACGACCTGCACGGGTTCTTCGATGGGGTCGAGACATTGCTGGCCGAGGACGGCCTGTTTGTCATGGAGGTCCCCTACCTCGTCGACCTCCTGAACCGTGGCGAGTTCGACACTATTTATCACGAGCACATCTCCTACTTCGCCGTTCGACCGCTTGTGCGACTGCTCGACCAGTTCGGACTCGAACTGTTCGACGTCGACCGTCTCGACATCCACGGCGGGTCCATCCGCGCGTACGTCCAGCGGGAGGACGGTCCACGCGACCGTCGGGACGTCGTCAAGGACCTGATCACCCTGGAGGAGACGACCGGACTGGACGACACCGACCGGTTCGATGAGTTCGCGGGCCTCGTCCGGCAGCGCCGCGAGCACCTGACCGATATCCTGACCACCCTCTCCGAGGAGGGGGCCTCGATCTCCGGTTACGGCGCCCCCGCGAAGGGGAACGTACTGCTCAACTACTGTGACGTCGGCCCCGACATCATCGACTACATCGTCGACACGACGCCGGAGAAGCAGGGCACGTACGCTCCGGGAACGGAGATTCCGGTCCGGGCACCCGAGGCGTTCAGCGAGGACCCGCCCGATTACACGTTGCTGCTGGCGTGGAACTACCGGGATGCCATCCTCGACAAGGAGCGGGGGTACCGTGAAGACGGCGGTCAGTTCATCGTTCCGCAGCCGTACGTCGACATGGTGTGA
- a CDS encoding ABC transporter ATP-binding protein, whose protein sequence is MTDASENITWKEKAQALRRVAQFRPRLTIVIVLLGGATAFLEGIGLSFIWPILEVAQADEPITQAEGFLGVFLRAYQFVGIPFQLEYLIIGVGLAMTVRFTSSFLVAWLRSIVQMAYEEMLRTKAFNSALDARVSYFDEEGSDDILNAIITETRYSGRVIQSGVQALETTFLALVYLSVMFYIAPRMALGALVLLGGITYLLREVIEPAYTVGSRVATSNERVQEAVQAGTQGIRDVKLFGLAGEVFEVFDEWVGKYRESSIDLARNKAAIQNFYDLAAALTLFALIYVGFTYSGLALGALGIFFLAMFRLAPLVSQLNSNVYSLEGNLSHLVRTQAFVEELDSQREANGDADPGRVSTIKFDDVRFSYTEDEQVLDEISFSVKRGEFIAFVGQSGAGKSTIVSLLARFYDCDNGTITADGTPIDEFDLEAWRDRIAVVRQQPFIFNDTLEGNVTVGNRGASREEVERVCEIAMVDEFVDELPNRYDSQLGDDGVRLSGGQRQRVALARALLTDADFLVLDEATSDLDSSLEKEVQTSIESMDREYGMIAIAHRLSTVQNADRIHTVENGRIVESGSHTELLSDNGKYAQLHSIQSEK, encoded by the coding sequence ATGACGGACGCCAGCGAGAACATCACATGGAAAGAGAAAGCCCAGGCGTTACGTCGGGTCGCGCAGTTCCGCCCGAGGCTCACGATTGTGATCGTGTTACTCGGCGGGGCAACCGCTTTTTTGGAGGGGATCGGTCTCAGCTTTATCTGGCCCATCCTCGAAGTCGCGCAGGCCGATGAACCGATCACGCAGGCAGAAGGGTTTCTCGGGGTTTTCCTCAGAGCGTACCAGTTCGTCGGGATTCCGTTCCAACTGGAGTACCTGATCATCGGTGTCGGGTTGGCGATGACGGTTCGATTCACGTCATCGTTTCTCGTGGCTTGGCTACGATCCATCGTCCAGATGGCGTACGAGGAGATGCTTCGAACGAAGGCGTTCAATTCAGCGCTCGACGCTAGGGTCAGCTACTTTGATGAAGAGGGGTCCGACGATATCCTGAATGCGATCATTACGGAGACGCGGTACTCGGGACGGGTGATCCAATCTGGTGTGCAGGCGTTGGAAACGACATTTCTCGCGCTCGTCTATCTCTCGGTGATGTTCTACATCGCGCCTCGAATGGCGCTTGGCGCGCTGGTGTTACTTGGCGGAATCACCTACCTGCTCCGAGAGGTTATCGAACCAGCCTACACAGTCGGTTCTCGGGTCGCTACGTCGAACGAGCGCGTCCAAGAAGCGGTGCAAGCAGGGACGCAGGGAATTCGCGACGTGAAGCTATTTGGACTTGCTGGCGAGGTCTTCGAAGTCTTCGACGAGTGGGTCGGAAAGTATCGGGAGTCGTCGATTGATCTGGCGAGAAATAAGGCGGCAATCCAAAATTTTTACGACCTCGCGGCAGCTCTCACGCTTTTTGCACTTATCTACGTCGGATTTACTTATAGTGGTCTCGCGCTCGGTGCGCTCGGTATCTTCTTCCTCGCTATGTTTCGGCTCGCACCGCTTGTGAGTCAGTTAAACAGCAATGTGTACAGTCTCGAAGGTAATCTCTCGCATCTCGTTCGGACGCAGGCGTTCGTTGAGGAACTTGACAGTCAGCGAGAGGCAAACGGTGACGCTGACCCCGGTCGCGTCTCAACGATTAAGTTCGACGACGTTCGATTCTCTTACACCGAGGACGAGCAAGTGCTCGACGAAATATCGTTCTCGGTCAAGCGCGGCGAGTTCATCGCGTTCGTTGGTCAGTCGGGTGCCGGGAAGTCGACGATTGTCTCCCTTCTGGCGCGTTTTTATGATTGTGATAACGGAACAATCACCGCAGATGGGACACCGATCGACGAGTTCGATTTAGAGGCGTGGCGCGACCGCATCGCGGTGGTCCGTCAACAGCCATTCATCTTCAACGATACGCTGGAGGGCAATGTCACGGTCGGGAATCGCGGCGCCTCGCGCGAGGAGGTAGAGCGCGTCTGCGAAATTGCGATGGTGGACGAGTTCGTTGACGAACTGCCGAATAGGTACGACTCGCAGCTGGGCGACGACGGCGTTCGGCTATCGGGCGGACAGCGCCAGCGCGTGGCGCTGGCGCGGGCGTTGTTAACTGACGCCGATTTCCTCGTGTTGGACGAGGCAACGAGCGATCTCGATTCTAGTCTGGAGAAGGAGGTACAGACGTCGATCGAGTCGATGGACCGAGAGTACGGAATGATTGCGATTGCGCATCGGCTGTCAACGGTGCAGAACGCGGATCGGATACATACGGTTGAGAATGGACGAATCGTTGAATCCGGTTCCCATACAGAACTACTCTCGGACAATGGTAAGTATGCACAGTTGCACTCCATCCAATCGGAAAAATGA
- a CDS encoding orc1/cdc6 family replication initiation protein produces MAGPFSDVERSIFVSKGVLSEDHQPNQILERDEEIDQYRHALQDVLFGRTPQNVMLYGKAGLGKTAVTTYMMEALQEEVTKRSDADDLHVHELNCNGKSLYTVVRTLVNELLPDHASDFPKRGLGTADAFEELYAQLDRIGGTHLVVFDEIDHLDDVDTLLYELPRARSIGHITESKVGVIGISNNYTFRQSLSPKVKDTLMETEISFSPYDASELRTILADRADRAFVEGACDDSAIARAAAIAAKDRGNARQAIDLLRVGGEVATRCDDDRVDDSHIVKAQELVQRGRLRNRIRDQTQHAQLLLETVAYIEQQDDSPARSRTIKDRYESVADSHAVDPLTTLKSIQNHLSDLHMLGFLQRRDRNHGEGGGRYYEYELDLDPQIVLDIRREAESEPTS; encoded by the coding sequence ATGGCCGGGCCATTCAGCGACGTCGAGCGATCGATCTTCGTCTCGAAGGGGGTGCTCTCGGAGGACCACCAGCCGAATCAGATCCTCGAACGCGACGAGGAGATCGATCAGTACCGACACGCGCTCCAAGACGTCCTCTTCGGCCGCACTCCGCAGAACGTCATGCTGTACGGGAAAGCCGGGCTCGGCAAGACGGCCGTCACGACGTACATGATGGAGGCGCTTCAAGAGGAAGTCACGAAGCGGTCGGACGCCGACGACCTCCACGTTCACGAGTTGAACTGCAACGGGAAATCGCTCTACACGGTCGTGCGGACGCTCGTCAACGAACTCCTGCCCGATCACGCGAGCGACTTCCCGAAACGAGGACTCGGAACGGCCGACGCGTTCGAAGAACTCTACGCGCAACTCGACCGGATCGGCGGCACGCATCTCGTCGTCTTCGATGAGATCGATCACTTGGACGACGTCGACACGCTCCTGTACGAGCTTCCTCGGGCGCGGTCGATCGGCCACATCACCGAGTCGAAGGTCGGAGTCATCGGTATCAGCAACAACTACACCTTCAGGCAGTCGCTGTCGCCGAAGGTGAAAGACACGCTCATGGAGACGGAGATCTCGTTCAGCCCGTACGACGCGAGCGAGCTTCGGACCATCCTCGCCGACCGCGCCGATCGGGCGTTCGTCGAGGGCGCGTGTGACGACTCGGCTATCGCGAGAGCGGCGGCGATCGCGGCCAAAGACCGCGGCAACGCCCGGCAGGCGATCGATCTCCTCCGCGTCGGCGGCGAGGTCGCCACGCGGTGTGACGACGACAGGGTCGACGACTCGCACATCGTCAAAGCCCAGGAACTCGTCCAGCGAGGCCGGCTGCGGAACCGCATTCGAGACCAGACGCAGCACGCACAGCTCCTGCTCGAAACCGTTGCGTACATCGAACAACAGGACGACTCGCCCGCCCGGTCGCGAACAATCAAAGACCGGTACGAGTCGGTCGCCGACTCGCACGCCGTGGACCCCCTCACGACGCTCAAGAGCATTCAGAACCACCTCTCCGATCTGCACATGCTCGGATTCCTGCAACGCCGAGACCGAAACCACGGCGAGGGCGGCGGGAGGTACTACGAGTACGAACTCGACCTCGACCCGCAGATCGTCCTCGACATTCGACGAGAGGCCGAATCAGAGCCCACGTCCTGA
- a CDS encoding SWIM zinc finger domain-containing protein, translating into MSVTADAVREVCTDAVFERGQAYFTENRIREIHRVDDTVTAVVMGSHQYDVRVNLAADGFDPWCTCPYDGPGACKHAVAVLLRCVDEFPPDEGDRLDAALDAADPDDLRAFLRDALATDAGLRGRFFARFDESSTRSVDELRAAIDRRFEEANPEYYVVFEPIDFSEWFDLSTEYREQGRDAAAAAVYRALVESLDDNMERVDGVYDHFSQAFTRALDGYVESAAAADGEADGATDAVAFLEERMESGTPYLGDQFERAAAELREELAEGTNG; encoded by the coding sequence ATGAGCGTGACCGCAGACGCGGTTCGAGAGGTCTGCACGGATGCAGTCTTCGAGCGCGGACAGGCCTACTTCACCGAGAACCGCATCCGCGAGATCCACCGCGTCGACGACACCGTAACCGCCGTCGTGATGGGCAGCCACCAGTACGACGTTCGCGTCAATCTCGCGGCCGACGGGTTCGATCCGTGGTGTACCTGCCCGTACGACGGTCCGGGCGCGTGCAAGCACGCTGTCGCCGTGCTGCTTCGGTGTGTCGACGAGTTCCCGCCGGACGAGGGCGATCGGCTCGACGCCGCGCTCGACGCCGCAGATCCCGACGATCTCCGGGCGTTCCTTCGCGACGCGTTGGCGACCGACGCCGGCCTCCGCGGGCGGTTCTTCGCTCGGTTCGACGAGTCGTCGACGCGCTCGGTCGACGAACTGCGCGCCGCGATTGATCGACGGTTCGAGGAGGCGAACCCCGAGTACTACGTCGTCTTCGAGCCGATCGACTTCTCCGAGTGGTTCGACCTCTCGACCGAGTACCGCGAGCAAGGACGTGACGCGGCGGCGGCCGCAGTCTACCGAGCGCTCGTCGAGTCGCTCGACGACAACATGGAGCGCGTCGACGGCGTGTACGACCACTTCTCGCAGGCGTTTACGCGAGCGCTCGACGGGTACGTCGAGTCCGCCGCGGCCGCGGACGGCGAGGCCGACGGAGCCACGGACGCCGTCGCCTTCCTCGAGGAACGAATGGAGTCAGGAACGCCGTATCTCGGCGATCAGTTCGAACGAGCGGCGGCCGAACTTCGGGAAGAACTGGCGGAGGGAACAAACGGCTGA
- a CDS encoding sulfatase, translating into MSDVIILSLDCVRPEAISCFPSQFSAYRRIPYQAKTPNIDTVAGDGILFTNAYCQAPFTPASHASVFTGKYPYEHGIRSMFGCTLRETVSTMAEQFSDAGYSTAGFIGAHALSDQYELNRGFETWDAEFENGYDNWIIGQRRPGDEVTDNALNWIENQDTDTLLFMHYFDAHDGAGDFTDEKNEESLKDRLFGLNFLEYLYSDSLRSLDDAAGAPLKKAYRSWQNLTQDQPIGLRYHLQQVQRIDKEIGRLTEKLKKEGTYQETTIILFADHGDSFGEHGEIGHRKYLYDTTMRVPLIIKPAADAVLPREQTCDELVGLVDLFPTVADIEGIDIPAVSGTSLVTDADNLDKRYLYGETRHEQSVDQITSIESDLVSIRNEKWKLIIDETTGNEELYNTQSDPDEKHDVSKENSDIVGQLSSELGTMRSPYPTKDEDIDMNLDKSTAKERLEGLGYL; encoded by the coding sequence ATGTCTGATGTAATTATACTATCTCTGGACTGCGTTCGGCCTGAAGCAATAAGCTGTTTTCCGAGCCAATTCAGTGCATATCGTCGTATTCCATACCAAGCAAAGACACCAAACATCGATACAGTAGCTGGCGACGGGATACTATTTACTAATGCATACTGTCAGGCACCATTCACACCAGCATCACATGCGTCCGTGTTCACTGGAAAATACCCATACGAGCATGGTATTAGGAGCATGTTTGGTTGTACGCTTCGAGAGACGGTGAGTACCATGGCAGAACAGTTCAGTGACGCGGGCTACAGCACTGCTGGGTTCATCGGGGCTCACGCTCTGAGTGATCAGTATGAATTAAATAGAGGGTTTGAGACGTGGGATGCCGAGTTCGAAAACGGGTACGACAACTGGATCATCGGTCAACGGCGTCCAGGAGATGAAGTAACCGACAATGCGCTGAACTGGATTGAAAATCAGGATACGGACACGCTCCTGTTCATGCATTATTTCGATGCTCACGACGGTGCAGGAGATTTTACTGATGAGAAAAATGAAGAAAGTCTTAAAGACAGATTATTTGGTCTCAACTTTTTAGAATATTTGTACTCGGATTCACTTCGATCACTCGACGATGCCGCGGGCGCTCCATTGAAAAAGGCATATCGTTCTTGGCAAAATCTTACCCAGGACCAGCCGATTGGGTTGCGATATCATCTACAACAGGTACAACGGATTGATAAAGAGATCGGCCGTCTCACAGAAAAATTAAAAAAAGAAGGAACTTATCAGGAAACAACGATTATCTTGTTTGCAGATCACGGGGATTCCTTTGGTGAGCATGGCGAGATTGGACATCGAAAATATTTGTACGATACTACCATGCGTGTTCCGTTGATTATTAAACCAGCTGCAGATGCTGTATTACCCCGGGAACAAACGTGTGATGAACTTGTGGGTTTAGTTGATTTGTTCCCAACGGTTGCCGACATAGAGGGGATAGACATTCCAGCTGTGTCTGGTACAAGTTTGGTTACAGATGCTGATAATCTAGATAAACGATATTTATATGGGGAAACACGTCACGAACAATCGGTCGACCAAATCACGAGTATCGAAAGTGATCTTGTAAGTATACGTAATGAAAAATGGAAGTTGATAATTGATGAAACTACAGGAAATGAGGAACTCTACAACACACAATCGGATCCAGACGAAAAACACGATGTTTCTAAAGAAAATAGCGATATTGTCGGCCAGCTGTCTTCAGAACTCGGCACGATGCGTTCACCGTATCCAACAAAAGATGAGGATATTGATATGAATCTAGATAAATCAACCGCCAAAGAAAGGCTCGAAGGATTGGGTTATCTGTAA
- the rfbC gene encoding dTDP-4-dehydrorhamnose 3,5-epimerase, with the protein MPFYFERQEIPDVVLVETDVFSDRRGSLFEMYNRPLFEDAGIDGEFHLELVSRSAQNVLRGLHIQRPPYAQAKLVRCVSGEIFDVAVDLRASSDTFGDHVSVRLSEDNDDALYIPPGFAHGFLALDESTVLYKLDDEYAPDHEGGVRWNDPRLAIDWPLDGEPVLSDDDRELPTLNELESAGDLL; encoded by the coding sequence ATGCCGTTTTACTTCGAGCGACAGGAGATACCGGACGTAGTGCTCGTCGAGACGGACGTATTCAGCGACCGCCGTGGCTCGCTGTTCGAGATGTACAATCGACCGCTGTTTGAGGATGCCGGAATCGACGGGGAATTCCACTTGGAGCTCGTCTCACGGTCGGCACAGAACGTTCTCCGGGGGTTGCACATCCAGCGACCGCCGTACGCGCAGGCAAAACTCGTCCGGTGTGTCTCCGGGGAGATATTCGACGTCGCCGTCGACCTCAGGGCGTCCTCGGACACGTTCGGCGACCACGTCTCAGTCCGTCTCTCAGAGGACAACGACGACGCCCTGTACATCCCCCCCGGATTCGCGCACGGCTTCCTCGCCCTAGACGAATCGACCGTCCTCTACAAGCTGGACGACGAGTATGCACCGGACCACGAGGGCGGCGTCAGGTGGAACGACCCCCGGCTGGCCATCGATTGGCCGCTCGACGGGGAGCCGGTACTATCGGACGACGACCGCGAGCTGCCGACGCTCAACGAGCTGGAGTCAGCGGGAGATCTGCTGTGA
- a CDS encoding tRNA uridine(34) 5-carboxymethylaminomethyl modification radical SAM/GNAT enzyme Elp3, with protein MSTDAASEGDAGSGDGGGGGESSGSDEPEAFVRACEHLVDRILAGEIDRDDLESAKLDACSEFSSPKVPKNTEILDHAPPEARDDVIEVVQRKPVRTASGVSPVAIMTSPKLCPHGKCLYCPGGPASEFSSAQSYTGHEPAAARGEQNDYDPYGQVTLRLEQLRKIGHPVDKVELILMGGTMTARSHDYQEWFVKRALQAMNDYDLEKEPEPAEGESFAPDPDETEFEYLEDVIAENETNAIRNIGTTFETKPDWCDPEQIDRMLDLGGTKVEVGVQTTYERINREMHRGHGNEASRNANRRLRDAAFKVGFHMMPGQPGMTREMCIEDFRQIFENPAWRPDYLKIYPTLVVEGTRVYDRWRRDDFEPLSNEEAADVVAEAMDRIPKYTRLQRVQRDIPADFIEGGVWKSNLRQLASQRAEEKGIVQRDIRAREVGHNDADPDPDDVELDIMTYEAGGGTEHFISFEDPVRDLLVGFCRLRFPSFAPDQPGAPGTESDAVRPELEDAALIRELHVYGSEVAIGGDGDWQHKGYGKRLLERAEELARDAGYRKLAIISGIGAREYYRNKLGYHQDGPYVSKRL; from the coding sequence ATGAGTACCGACGCGGCGAGTGAGGGTGACGCCGGTAGCGGGGACGGCGGCGGTGGGGGGGAAAGTTCCGGCAGCGACGAGCCCGAGGCGTTCGTCCGCGCCTGCGAGCACCTCGTCGACCGCATCCTCGCCGGCGAGATCGACCGTGACGATCTGGAGTCCGCGAAACTCGACGCCTGCTCTGAGTTCTCCTCGCCGAAGGTGCCGAAGAACACCGAGATCCTCGACCACGCGCCCCCTGAGGCCCGCGACGACGTGATCGAGGTCGTCCAGCGGAAGCCGGTGCGGACCGCCTCCGGCGTCTCGCCCGTGGCGATCATGACCTCGCCGAAGCTGTGTCCCCACGGGAAGTGTCTCTACTGTCCCGGCGGCCCGGCCTCGGAGTTCTCCTCGGCGCAGTCGTACACCGGTCACGAGCCCGCCGCCGCCCGCGGCGAGCAGAACGACTACGACCCGTACGGGCAGGTCACCCTCCGGCTCGAACAGCTCCGGAAGATCGGCCACCCCGTCGACAAGGTCGAACTCATCCTGATGGGCGGGACGATGACCGCGCGCTCACACGACTACCAGGAGTGGTTCGTGAAGCGCGCCCTGCAGGCGATGAACGACTACGACCTGGAGAAAGAGCCGGAGCCCGCGGAGGGCGAGTCGTTCGCGCCCGACCCCGACGAGACCGAGTTCGAATATCTGGAGGACGTGATCGCGGAGAACGAGACGAACGCGATCCGCAACATCGGCACCACGTTCGAGACGAAGCCCGACTGGTGTGATCCGGAACAGATCGACCGCATGCTCGATCTGGGCGGAACGAAGGTCGAGGTGGGCGTCCAGACGACCTACGAGCGGATCAATCGCGAGATGCACCGCGGCCACGGCAACGAGGCCTCTCGCAACGCGAATCGCCGGCTGCGCGACGCCGCGTTCAAGGTCGGCTTCCACATGATGCCGGGCCAGCCGGGGATGACGAGAGAGATGTGCATCGAGGACTTCCGGCAGATCTTCGAGAATCCGGCGTGGCGGCCCGACTACCTGAAGATCTATCCCACCCTGGTCGTCGAGGGGACCCGCGTGTACGACCGCTGGCGGCGCGACGACTTCGAACCGCTCTCGAACGAGGAGGCCGCGGACGTCGTCGCCGAGGCCATGGACCGCATCCCCAAGTACACCCGGCTCCAGCGCGTCCAGCGCGACATCCCCGCCGACTTCATCGAGGGCGGCGTCTGGAAGTCGAACCTCCGGCAGCTCGCGAGCCAGCGCGCCGAAGAGAAGGGGATCGTCCAGCGGGACATCCGCGCCCGCGAGGTCGGCCACAACGACGCCGACCCCGATCCCGACGACGTCGAACTCGATATCATGACCTACGAGGCCGGCGGCGGCACGGAGCACTTCATCTCCTTCGAAGACCCCGTCCGCGACCTGCTCGTCGGCTTCTGTCGGCTGCGGTTCCCCTCCTTCGCGCCCGATCAGCCCGGCGCGCCCGGCACGGAGAGCGACGCGGTCCGGCCCGAACTGGAGGACGCCGCCCTGATCCGCGAACTGCACGTGTACGGGAGCGAGGTCGCCATCGGCGGCGATGGCGACTGGCAGCACAAGGGGTACGGCAAGCGCCTCCTGGAGCGCGCCGAGGAACTCGCACGCGACGCGGGGTACCGCAAGCTCGCGATCATCTCCGGGATCGGCGCGCGCGAGTACTACCGGAACAAGCTCGGCTACCACCAGGACGGCCCGTACGTCTCGAAGCGGCTGTGA
- a CDS encoding GDP-mannose mannosyl hydrolase: MDDGWIPDEDWRTIVATVPIVSVDLVIRHEGGVLLGRRTNEPAKGYWFVPGGRVRKGETRREAVHRVASEELGIDVEIVESLGAFEHQYETADVDGVDSKHYLANGYVVDVVGGDSDDSVAGDDVDGDEQLTADDQHDAFRVFRSPPEPCHEYVRDYVEAAATVDAWSV; the protein is encoded by the coding sequence ATGGACGACGGCTGGATCCCCGACGAAGACTGGCGGACGATCGTCGCGACCGTCCCGATCGTCTCGGTCGACCTCGTCATTCGACACGAGGGTGGCGTACTGCTCGGTCGGCGGACGAACGAGCCCGCGAAGGGCTACTGGTTCGTGCCGGGCGGCCGCGTGCGGAAAGGCGAGACGCGCCGCGAAGCGGTCCACCGCGTCGCGAGCGAGGAACTCGGGATCGACGTCGAGATCGTCGAGTCGCTCGGGGCGTTCGAACATCAGTACGAGACCGCGGACGTCGACGGCGTCGACTCGAAACACTACCTCGCGAACGGGTACGTGGTCGATGTCGTAGGTGGAGACAGTGACGACAGCGTCGCTGGCGACGACGTCGACGGCGACGAGCAACTGACGGCGGACGACCAACACGACGCGTTCCGCGTGTTCCGGTCGCCGCCGGAGCCGTGTCACGAGTACGTCCGCGACTACGTCGAGGCCGCCGCGACCGTGGACGCGTGGTCGGTGTAA
- a CDS encoding type II toxin-antitoxin system VapC family toxin, which translates to MTVFLDTGVLYADHDCDASRHDAASTALEALYDGEFGQPCVSDYIYDEAVTLTLKRGGTFDPAQRIGEKIRGVDPYPPVYEFLRVSAAVFDDAVDVFERYDDQALSFTDATTVALCRRHNIDAVMSFDDDFDGVTERVDPRSV; encoded by the coding sequence ATGACCGTCTTTCTCGACACTGGCGTGTTGTATGCGGATCACGACTGTGACGCGTCGCGACACGACGCTGCCAGCACCGCGCTCGAAGCCTTGTACGACGGCGAGTTCGGCCAGCCGTGCGTGAGCGACTACATTTACGACGAAGCCGTAACGCTCACGCTCAAGCGAGGCGGTACATTCGACCCTGCACAGCGGATCGGTGAGAAGATCAGAGGCGTCGATCCCTATCCCCCGGTGTACGAGTTCCTTCGCGTCTCTGCGGCGGTGTTCGACGATGCCGTCGACGTGTTCGAACGATACGATGACCAAGCGTTGAGTTTCACCGATGCGACGACCGTCGCGCTCTGTCGCCGTCATAACATTGACGCTGTCATGAGCTTCGACGACGACTTCGACGGAGTCACAGAGCGGGTCGATCCCCGATCTGTGTGA
- a CDS encoding NAD(P)-dependent oxidoreductase: MRVMVTGAGGLLGSNLVATATERSWEVIGAYHSADRIGEGPATASVQLDVTDPNRVEAVIDETAPDYVINCVAVADVDGCEQDPEHAWAVNADGAAALAAQCAETGAGFCQISTDYVYGAGLELPISESAPTGPMQVYGRTKLAAERRTQENHPGPLIARLSFLFGIHRTREAVEGLPRWILDRIRAGRQVPLYTDQQITPTYAEDAARTVLALVACSAEGVLHTSNRGCTTPHEFGRYLVEQDSAAGRADRLSESSMAAVDRLADRPWGVCLSVEAVESELGRRQPTWRDALERMVEEFEDIRLADWTDEGPADGVK; this comes from the coding sequence ATGCGAGTGATGGTCACCGGGGCGGGTGGACTTCTCGGGAGCAACCTCGTGGCCACGGCCACGGAGCGGAGCTGGGAAGTGATTGGCGCGTACCATTCCGCCGACCGTATCGGCGAGGGACCCGCGACAGCGTCGGTCCAGCTCGATGTGACAGATCCCAACCGGGTTGAAGCGGTGATCGACGAGACCGCCCCGGACTACGTCATCAACTGCGTTGCAGTCGCCGATGTGGACGGCTGCGAGCAGGACCCGGAGCACGCATGGGCGGTCAACGCCGATGGGGCAGCAGCCCTGGCGGCCCAGTGCGCCGAGACCGGTGCCGGGTTCTGCCAAATATCGACGGACTACGTGTACGGCGCCGGTCTGGAACTGCCGATCTCGGAGTCCGCCCCGACTGGGCCGATGCAGGTATACGGTCGGACGAAACTCGCCGCGGAGCGCCGGACCCAGGAGAACCACCCCGGGCCGCTAATCGCTCGGCTCTCGTTTCTGTTCGGAATCCATCGAACTAGGGAGGCCGTGGAGGGGTTGCCACGGTGGATACTAGACCGCATCCGTGCCGGCCGCCAGGTGCCGCTGTATACCGACCAGCAGATTACCCCAACGTACGCCGAGGATGCTGCTAGGACGGTGCTGGCTCTGGTCGCGTGCTCCGCCGAGGGCGTCCTCCACACCTCGAATCGGGGCTGTACCACCCCCCACGAGTTCGGCCGGTACCTGGTCGAGCAGGATTCCGCAGCAGGGCGGGCGGACCGCCTGTCGGAGTCCTCGATGGCGGCGGTCGACCGGCTGGCTGATCGCCCCTGGGGGGTCTGTCTCTCGGTCGAGGCCGTCGAGTCGGAACTCGGGCGGCGCCAGCCGACGTGGCGCGATGCGCTCGAACGGATGGTCGAGGAGTTCGAGGATATCAGACTGGCGGACTGGACAGATGAGGGGCCAGCAGACGGTGTGAAATAG